The Campylobacter sp. RM10537 genome has a segment encoding these proteins:
- a CDS encoding motility associated factor glycosyltransferase family protein, whose amino-acid sequence MNILEKNIQALASGTNEPLALKLNNFLENQKCTRFSLDKNLNIFDLKNQVFMYNDVNQEIDYFKNAILEKTLRYPFVCIYGIGNALLLKSLISFYKHIFIFESEIELFILALSVIDLSEELSNGKIYLVDINEEKVNMQLSILFGQRDMFEYLSLYEIFMNSYYQKYFIDEISQINDKIYETINFIIRNLDPSSKIPLICYDNFIQNIPLILKSIPFQRIIQERKNQFENCIVVCAGPSLEKQIPLLKKYQENFVIFCADGAFPLLYKNDIIPDYILNLDLEEYPIEFFKDIDINKLEKTLFILAQSTHPSVVNFLKNINFAIVLNGDITYEKLNLFDFGYLEVGTHVGHMCYTLALALGFKNIIIIGQDLAYNDKGNSHFSDFILGKDADLALNIPSLKTLAYGGVKEVFTHIGWDDYRKKLEFLFANNTQANFYNATEGGARIAFTKELSFKECCLKFANQKKKILEIPKKLTSNRSDKFLKKVIENLKQDLHIVNQTLEDAKILYNALEKILLNENKLPLNFLSNIYKNIENFNFVLEKNEIFKEGIFRGIFFKRGFELSQIITLKIQEEEKYLLLMIKVYKNWLILLIEKLITIKGSLEKII is encoded by the coding sequence ATGAATATATTAGAAAAAAATATCCAAGCTTTAGCTAGCGGAACAAATGAACCTTTAGCCTTAAAACTCAATAATTTTTTAGAAAATCAAAAATGTACTCGTTTTTCTTTAGATAAAAATTTAAATATTTTTGATTTAAAAAATCAAGTTTTTATGTATAATGATGTAAACCAAGAAATTGACTATTTTAAAAATGCAATTTTGGAAAAAACTTTAAGATATCCTTTTGTTTGTATTTATGGTATAGGAAATGCTTTATTGCTTAAAAGTTTAATTTCTTTTTATAAACATATTTTTATTTTTGAAAGCGAAATAGAGCTTTTTATTTTAGCTTTAAGCGTGATTGATCTTAGTGAAGAACTAAGTAATGGCAAAATTTATCTTGTGGATATCAATGAGGAAAAAGTAAATATGCAACTAAGCATACTTTTTGGTCAAAGGGATATGTTTGAATATTTAAGTCTTTATGAAATATTTATGAACTCTTATTATCAAAAATATTTTATAGATGAAATTTCTCAAATAAATGATAAGATCTACGAAACCATTAATTTTATTATTAGAAATTTAGATCCTAGTTCTAAAATACCTTTAATATGTTATGATAATTTTATACAAAATATCCCCTTAATATTAAAAAGCATTCCTTTTCAAAGAATTATCCAAGAAAGAAAAAATCAATTTGAAAATTGCATAGTGGTTTGTGCTGGACCTAGTCTTGAAAAGCAAATTCCGCTTTTAAAAAAATACCAAGAAAATTTTGTGATTTTTTGTGCTGATGGAGCTTTTCCTTTGCTTTATAAAAATGATATAATTCCTGATTATATTTTAAATTTAGATTTAGAAGAATATCCAATTGAATTTTTCAAAGATATTGATATCAATAAATTAGAGAAAACTTTATTTATATTGGCTCAAAGCACTCATCCAAGTGTTGTTAATTTTTTAAAAAATATCAATTTTGCTATAGTTTTAAATGGAGATATAACTTATGAAAAATTAAATCTTTTTGATTTTGGTTATTTAGAAGTTGGAACACATGTGGGTCATATGTGCTATACTTTAGCTTTAGCTTTAGGATTTAAAAATATTATAATAATAGGTCAAGATTTAGCTTACAATGATAAAGGTAATTCTCATTTTAGTGATTTTATCTTAGGAAAAGATGCTGATCTTGCATTAAATATTCCCAGTTTAAAAACTTTAGCTTATGGCGGAGTTAAAGAAGTTTTTACTCATATCGGATGGGATGATTATAGAAAAAAATTAGAATTTTTATTTGCTAATAACACCCAAGCTAATTTTTATAATGCTACTGAAGGCGGAGCTAGGATAGCCTTTACAAAAGAGCTTAGTTTTAAAGAATGTTGTTTAAAATTTGCCAATCAAAAGAAAAAAATATTAGAAATTCCAAAAAAATTAACTTCAAATAGAAGTGACAAATTTTTGAAAAAAGTTATAGAAAATTTAAAACAAGATTTGCATATTGTTAATCAAACTTTAGAAGATGCTAAGATTTTATATAATGCTTTGGAAAAAATTTTATTAAATGAAAATAAATTGCCTTTGAATTTTTTATCAAATATTTATAAAAATATAGAAAATTTTAATTTTGTTTTAGAAAAAAATGAAATTTTTAAAGAGGGAATTTTTAGAGGAATTTTTTTTAAAAGAGGTTTTGAATTAAGTCAAATTATTACTTTAAAAATTCAAGAAGAAGAAAAATATTTGCTATTAATGATCAAAGTTTATAAAAATTGGCTTATTTTGTTAATTGAAAAATTAATTACAATAAAAGGAAGTTTGGAAAAAATTATTTAA
- a CDS encoding phosphatidate cytidylyltransferase — MFNSTRIIWGLLMVAAVIIIALIDQFFINFIIFGILLFLAFNEAKKLFNLEKISIIPLVLAFILGTMMLKPLFLGILATLLILGYQVYKKSNLKPVLIYLYPSLPILALWQIYLTHGMFALFWLILIVASCDSAAYFIGKLIGKTPFSPTSPNKTLEGVIGGLIFASIFGSLIGIFVYGFWLSLFCSFFSAFMAVIGDLLESYFKREAGVKDSGDLIPGHGGLLDRIDAVIIAAFVMVSFL; from the coding sequence ATGTTTAATTCAACTAGGATTATTTGGGGTTTATTGATGGTTGCAGCAGTGATTATCATTGCTTTAATCGATCAATTTTTTATTAATTTTATTATTTTTGGAATTTTGTTATTTTTGGCTTTTAATGAAGCAAAAAAACTTTTTAATTTAGAAAAAATAAGTATTATACCTTTAGTCTTAGCTTTTATTTTGGGCACTATGATGTTAAAACCTTTGTTTTTAGGAATTTTAGCCACACTTTTAATTTTAGGATATCAAGTATACAAAAAGTCAAATTTAAAACCTGTTCTGATTTATCTATATCCTAGTTTACCTATTTTAGCACTTTGGCAAATATATTTGACTCATGGGATGTTTGCTTTATTTTGGTTGATTTTAATTGTTGCAAGTTGTGATAGTGCTGCGTATTTTATAGGAAAACTTATTGGAAAAACCCCCTTTTCTCCTACAAGTCCTAATAAAACCTTAGAAGGTGTTATAGGTGGACTTATTTTTGCTAGTATATTTGGAAGCTTAATAGGAATTTTTGTCTATGGTTTTTGGCTTTCTTTGTTTTGTTCTTTCTTTTCAGCTTTTATGGCAGTTATAGGAGATTTGCTAGAAAGCTATTTTAAAAGAGAAGCGGGAGTAAAAGATAGTGGAGATCTTATCCCAGGACATGGTGGTTTACTTGATAGGATTGATGCAGTGATTATTGCTGCTTTTGTTATGGTTAGCTTTTTATGA
- a CDS encoding flagellin A → MGFRINTNVAALNAKANSDLNAKSLDQSLARLSSGLRINSAADDASGMAIADSLRSQANTLGQAISNGNDALGILQTADKAMDEQLKILDTIKTKATQAAQDGQSAKTRTMLQADINRLMEELDNIANTTSFNGKQLLSGSFTNQEFQIGSSSNQTVKASIGATQSSKIGVTRFETGSQSVSSGVVGLTIKNYNGIEDFKFQDVVISTSVGTGLGALAEEINKSADKTGVRASFDVKTTGAFAIKAGETGTDFTINGVNIGKVSYQDGDKNGSLVSAINAVKDTTGVQASQDENGRLVLTSADGRGIKIEGSIGQGSGILNSQKENYGRLSLVKNDGRDIAIDGTNLSAIGMGKTDIISQTSVSLRESKGQIDANTADAMGFNSYAGGGKQIIVGYSSLSAFMSSEGSGFSAGSGFSEGSGKNMSVGLQSGVVVISAMSTNNVYLVSKGSGFSEGSGNSQFATLKTSAGNNAGVASETSGVTTLKGAMAVMDIAETAINNLDQIRADIGSVQNQITSTINNITVTQVNVKSAESQIRDVDFASESANYSKANILAQSGSYAMAQANASQQNVLRLLQ, encoded by the coding sequence ATGGGATTTCGTATAAATACAAACGTAGCAGCACTTAATGCTAAAGCAAACTCTGATCTAAATGCTAAAAGCTTAGATCAATCTCTTGCAAGACTTAGTTCAGGTCTTAGAATCAACTCAGCAGCAGATGATGCTTCAGGGATGGCGATCGCAGATTCACTTCGCTCTCAAGCTAATACTTTAGGTCAAGCTATATCTAATGGTAATGATGCTTTAGGTATCTTACAAACTGCAGATAAAGCGATGGATGAGCAGCTTAAAATTTTAGATACTATTAAAACTAAAGCAACTCAAGCAGCTCAAGATGGTCAAAGTGCTAAAACAAGAACTATGCTTCAAGCAGATATTAACCGCTTGATGGAAGAACTTGATAATATCGCTAATACTACTTCATTTAATGGTAAACAACTTTTAAGTGGCAGCTTTACCAATCAAGAATTTCAAATTGGTTCAAGCTCAAATCAAACTGTAAAAGCTAGTATAGGAGCAACTCAGTCTTCAAAAATCGGTGTAACTAGATTTGAAACTGGTTCTCAAAGTGTAAGTTCTGGTGTAGTTGGACTTACTATAAAAAATTACAATGGTATTGAAGATTTTAAATTTCAAGATGTTGTGATTTCAACTTCAGTAGGAACTGGTCTTGGGGCTTTGGCTGAAGAGATCAATAAAAGCGCTGATAAAACAGGTGTTAGAGCAAGTTTTGATGTGAAAACTACAGGAGCTTTTGCTATTAAAGCGGGTGAAACTGGAACTGATTTTACTATTAATGGTGTTAATATTGGTAAAGTAAGTTATCAAGATGGAGATAAAAATGGTTCTTTAGTTTCTGCTATCAATGCAGTTAAAGATACTACCGGAGTTCAAGCTTCTCAAGATGAAAATGGTCGTTTAGTATTAACTTCTGCTGATGGTAGAGGTATAAAAATTGAAGGAAGTATTGGTCAAGGTTCTGGTATATTAAATAGTCAAAAAGAAAATTATGGAAGATTATCTTTAGTTAAAAACGATGGTAGAGATATCGCTATCGATGGAACTAATCTTAGTGCTATAGGTATGGGAAAAACTGATATCATTTCTCAAACTTCAGTATCTTTAAGAGAATCTAAAGGACAAATCGATGCTAATACAGCTGATGCTATGGGATTTAACTCTTATGCTGGTGGTGGAAAACAAATCATCGTTGGTTATAGTTCGTTAAGTGCTTTCATGAGTTCAGAAGGTTCTGGTTTTTCAGCTGGTTCAGGTTTTTCTGAAGGTAGTGGAAAAAATATGTCAGTAGGTTTACAATCTGGTGTTGTCGTTATTTCTGCTATGTCTACAAATAATGTTTATTTGGTATCTAAAGGTTCAGGTTTTTCTGAAGGTTCTGGAAATTCTCAGTTTGCTACTTTAAAAACTTCAGCTGGAAATAATGCAGGGGTTGCAAGTGAAACTTCGGGCGTAACCACACTTAAAGGCGCTATGGCTGTGATGGATATCGCTGAAACTGCGATTAACAATCTTGATCAAATCAGAGCTGATATAGGTTCAGTACAAAATCAAATCACATCAACGATCAACAACATCACAGTAACCCAAGTTAATGTAAAATCAGCCGAATCTCAAATCAGAGATGTGGATTTTGCAAGTGAAAGCGCAAACTACTCTAAAGCAAATATCCTAGCTCAAAGTGGATCTTATGCTATGGCTCAAGCTAATGCAAGCCAACAAAATGTGTTAAGACTGCTTCAATAG
- the tsaD gene encoding tRNA (adenosine(37)-N6)-threonylcarbamoyltransferase complex transferase subunit TsaD encodes MKNLILAIESSCDDSSIAIINKDNLKCIFYKKISQELEHSVYGGVVPELAARLHSAALPSILEQCKSYFNQLCAIAVTNEPGLSVSLLGGITMAKTLASGLNLPLIAINHLKGHIYSLFLEEKAIFNMGILLVSGGHTMVLYINNKKEIQILANTSDDSFGESFDKVAKMMNLPYPGGVIIENLAKNAKNKNIKFSIPLKHSKELVYSFSGLKNAVRLEILKYENLDENIKAEIAYGFEEAACEHIIDKLEKIFKQYSFKEFGIVGGASANLNLRSRLQSLCEKYHIKLKLAPLNYCSDNALMIARAAVDAYERSEFVKIDQEILSPRSQNFLRM; translated from the coding sequence ATGAAAAATTTAATTTTAGCGATAGAAAGTTCATGTGATGATAGTTCTATTGCTATTATTAATAAAGATAATTTAAAATGTATTTTTTATAAAAAAATATCTCAAGAACTTGAGCATAGTGTTTATGGGGGAGTAGTTCCAGAACTTGCGGCTAGACTTCATAGCGCAGCATTACCAAGTATTTTAGAACAATGTAAATCTTATTTTAATCAGCTTTGTGCCATAGCAGTGACAAATGAACCAGGGCTTAGCGTATCCTTGCTTGGTGGTATAACCATGGCTAAAACTTTGGCTTCAGGTTTAAATTTACCCCTAATTGCGATCAATCATCTTAAAGGTCATATTTATAGTCTTTTTTTAGAGGAAAAGGCTATTTTTAATATGGGAATTTTGCTTGTAAGTGGTGGGCATACTATGGTGCTTTATATCAATAATAAAAAAGAAATTCAAATTTTAGCCAATACAAGTGATGATAGTTTTGGAGAGAGTTTTGACAAAGTGGCTAAAATGATGAATTTGCCTTATCCAGGAGGAGTAATTATAGAGAATTTAGCCAAAAATGCTAAAAATAAAAATATAAAATTTAGCATTCCTCTAAAACATTCTAAAGAGTTAGTTTATAGTTTTTCAGGGCTTAAAAATGCAGTGCGTTTAGAAATTTTAAAGTATGAAAATTTGGATGAAAATATAAAAGCAGAAATTGCTTATGGCTTTGAAGAGGCTGCTTGCGAACATATTATAGATAAATTAGAGAAGATTTTTAAACAATATTCTTTTAAAGAATTTGGTATTGTTGGGGGTGCTAGTGCGAATTTAAATTTACGTTCTCGTTTGCAGAGCTTGTGTGAAAAATATCATATAAAATTAAAACTAGCTCCTTTAAATTATTGTTCTGATAATGCTTTAATGATAGCTAGAGCTGCAGTGGATGCTTATGAAAGATCTGAATTTGTGAAAATAGATCAAGAAATTCTTAGCCCTAGGAGTCAAAATTTTTTAAGGATGTAG
- a CDS encoding molybdenum cofactor guanylyltransferase, whose amino-acid sequence MKLKELNCVILCGGKSSRMGEDKSKLKIKNETLSEFQVKKMSHFFKKVYISAKEDKFNKQFSLIKDDPKFQFYSPMLALYSIFSYFKDEFVFILSVDSPNISKNEILKLYSFLKGDYRIVIAKTKSYKHPLCGFYHSSLKNLCEEYLKKNEHKIGFLFSQVKTKFVEFENENAFLNLNFYQEYEKFKSEFK is encoded by the coding sequence TTGAAACTTAAAGAATTAAATTGTGTGATTTTGTGTGGCGGAAAATCAAGTCGTATGGGTGAAGATAAAAGTAAATTAAAAATCAAGAATGAAACTTTAAGTGAATTTCAAGTCAAAAAAATGTCGCATTTTTTTAAAAAAGTTTATATAAGCGCTAAAGAAGATAAATTTAACAAGCAATTTTCTCTTATAAAAGATGATCCAAAATTTCAATTTTATTCCCCTATGCTCGCACTATATTCTATATTTTCTTATTTTAAGGATGAATTTGTTTTTATTTTAAGTGTAGATAGTCCCAATATTAGCAAAAATGAAATTTTAAAACTCTATTCCTTTTTAAAAGGAGATTATCGCATTGTTATAGCTAAAACAAAATCTTATAAACACCCTTTATGTGGGTTTTACCATAGCTCTTTAAAAAATTTATGTGAAGAATATTTAAAAAAAAATGAACATAAAATAGGATTTTTGTTTTCTCAAGTTAAGACTAAATTTGTAGAATTTGAAAATGAAAATGCCTTTTTAAATTTAAATTTTTATCAAGAGTATGAAAAATTCAAAAGTGAGTTTAAATGA
- a CDS encoding M99 family carboxypeptidase catalytic domain-containing protein yields the protein MRFFLVVLFLYTNIFALEFSVGENGKSLDDNNTVLIFGGIQGDEPGGFHAASLLLSDYNITKGKIIVAPNLAFDSIIKRSRGNNGDLNRKFASISPKDPDYKTIERIKELILLPEVSMVINLHDGWGFYKPTYVDALQNPKRWGNSSVIDTSEINASKYPDLENIATQTVNSVNSSLADPKHAYHLKNTKTQELGDTEMLKALTYFVISHHKAAFANEASKNLPVNLRAYYHLLAIENYLKTAGIEFTRDFELTPEGVKEAINRELEVKLFDDRILLSLKNPRKTIKYLPFPVNKELNYNTSNELTAVIADGSSFFVQYGNRFQTRIYPEYLEFSDPFDEVAIKVDQKDLIVHFGTKVKVKENFLIPSIKGVRVNIIGFDHGKDESNIFIHKKDMQQAYSLDMAGKIYRVEFYELRWANLQQLLENTIDAKLIKKTKNLDPSILKSAKTKDKFIGSILVEFE from the coding sequence ATGAGATTTTTTTTAGTTGTATTGTTTTTATATACAAATATTTTTGCTTTAGAATTTAGTGTAGGAGAAAATGGAAAAAGCTTAGATGATAATAATACGGTTTTAATTTTTGGTGGGATTCAAGGCGATGAGCCTGGCGGTTTTCATGCTGCAAGTTTGCTTTTGAGTGATTATAATATTACCAAGGGAAAAATTATAGTAGCACCTAATTTAGCTTTTGATAGTATTATTAAGCGTTCTCGTGGGAATAATGGCGATTTAAACCGAAAATTTGCAAGCATTAGTCCAAAGGATCCTGATTATAAAACGATCGAGCGTATTAAAGAGCTTATTTTATTACCTGAAGTGAGTATGGTGATCAATCTTCATGATGGATGGGGATTTTATAAGCCTACCTATGTTGATGCTTTGCAAAATCCTAAAAGGTGGGGAAATTCTAGCGTAATTGATACAAGTGAAATTAATGCAAGTAAATATCCTGATCTTGAAAATATAGCAACGCAAACTGTTAATAGCGTCAATTCTTCTTTGGCTGATCCTAAGCATGCTTATCATCTGAAAAATACCAAAACACAAGAATTAGGCGACACAGAAATGCTTAAAGCTCTTACTTATTTTGTTATATCTCATCATAAAGCAGCTTTTGCCAATGAGGCAAGTAAGAATTTACCTGTTAATTTAAGAGCGTATTATCATCTTTTAGCGATTGAAAATTACTTAAAAACAGCAGGTATAGAATTTACAAGAGATTTTGAATTAACTCCAGAAGGTGTAAAAGAAGCGATAAATCGTGAGCTTGAGGTAAAGCTTTTTGATGATAGAATTTTGCTTTCTTTAAAAAATCCAAGAAAAACGATCAAATATTTACCTTTTCCGGTAAATAAAGAGTTAAATTATAATACAAGCAATGAGCTTACAGCTGTTATTGCTGATGGTTCTTCTTTTTTTGTTCAGTATGGCAATCGTTTCCAAACAAGAATTTATCCTGAGTATTTAGAATTTAGTGATCCTTTTGATGAGGTAGCTATAAAAGTAGATCAAAAAGATCTTATCGTGCATTTTGGTACCAAAGTAAAGGTCAAAGAAAATTTTTTAATTCCTAGTATCAAAGGAGTACGCGTTAATATTATAGGTTTTGATCATGGTAAAGATGAGAGTAATATTTTTATACATAAAAAAGATATGCAGCAAGCTTATTCTTTGGATATGGCGGGTAAAATTTATCGTGTAGAATTTTATGAATTAAGATGGGCGAATTTACAACAACTTTTAGAAAATACCATTGATGCAAAATTGATTAAAAAAACAAAAAATTTAGATCCAAGTATCTTAAAGTCTGCAAAAACTAAAGATAAATTTATCGGCTCTATTTTAGTGGAATTTGAATGA
- a CDS encoding prepilin-type N-terminal cleavage/methylation domain-containing protein — translation MKKAFTILELVFVIIILGILAAIALPKLSSSKDEAEISKSLNNLKTLINDISIYALKNDALSTIKSMSNVSGVENIDLKDFSGIKEANFRVGDDEQCLKLVFVNKSDFILMGISSNETSKKVIENGSSSDLENIDFTSTSKSKACVSLSKNEHFKNLASKTYTLIGVNDAN, via the coding sequence ATGAAAAAAGCTTTTACGATTTTAGAACTTGTTTTTGTGATTATTATTTTAGGAATTTTAGCAGCTATTGCCTTGCCTAAATTAAGCTCAAGCAAAGATGAAGCAGAAATAAGTAAATCTTTGAATAATTTAAAAACTTTGATTAATGATATCAGTATTTATGCTTTAAAAAATGATGCCTTAAGTACTATAAAATCCATGAGTAATGTTAGCGGGGTTGAAAATATTGATTTAAAAGATTTTAGCGGAATAAAAGAAGCAAATTTTCGCGTAGGTGATGATGAACAGTGTTTAAAACTTGTATTTGTTAATAAATCAGATTTTATTTTGATGGGAATTTCAAGTAATGAAACTAGCAAAAAAGTTATAGAAAATGGCTCTAGTTCTGATTTGGAAAACATTGATTTTACAAGTACCTCTAAAAGTAAAGCTTGTGTATCTTTGAGTAAAAATGAACATTTTAAAAACCTTGCCTCAAAAACTTATACTTTAATAGGGGTCAATGATGCAAATTAA
- the dxr gene encoding 1-deoxy-D-xylulose-5-phosphate reductoisomerase, translated as MIIFGSTGSIGVNALKLAVLKNIKISALACGENIKLLNEQIQIFKPQFVAIKNAKDRHLVKHDKVFIGQAGLEEILQNCEDDFLLNAVVGFAGLKSTIKAKELGKKIALANKESLVVAGNFLKGAKIIPVDSEHSALNFLLKDKKNIKKLYITASGGAFYKSKIKDLKNATPKDALKHPNWTMGSKITIDSATMVNKLFEIIEAYHLYDFKNIDALIEPKSIVHAMCEFKNGATTAYFSRADMKLAISEAIFSSHEEKILEPVDFVKLSSLKFHEISTRKYPVYKLKDLFLKEPNLGVIINAANEVGVENFLNYKSSFLDISKTIFKAIDHFGIPKISSIEEVFEYDDKTRKYLKGI; from the coding sequence ATGATTATTTTTGGAAGTACTGGAAGCATAGGGGTAAATGCCCTTAAGCTTGCCGTTTTAAAAAATATCAAAATTTCAGCTCTTGCATGCGGAGAAAATATTAAACTTTTAAATGAGCAAATTCAAATTTTTAAGCCTCAATTTGTTGCTATTAAAAATGCTAAAGATAGACATTTAGTAAAGCATGATAAGGTTTTTATAGGTCAAGCTGGTTTAGAAGAGATTTTGCAAAATTGTGAAGATGATTTTTTACTTAATGCTGTAGTGGGATTTGCAGGATTAAAAAGTACGATTAAAGCAAAAGAATTAGGTAAAAAAATCGCCCTCGCTAATAAAGAAAGCTTAGTTGTAGCAGGAAATTTTTTAAAAGGGGCTAAAATTATCCCTGTTGATAGTGAGCATTCAGCTTTAAATTTTTTACTTAAAGATAAAAAAAATATAAAAAAACTTTATATAACAGCTAGTGGTGGAGCTTTTTATAAGAGTAAAATTAAAGATTTAAAAAATGCCACTCCTAAAGATGCCTTAAAACATCCTAATTGGACGATGGGGTCTAAGATAACTATAGATAGTGCTACTATGGTAAATAAGCTTTTTGAGATTATAGAAGCATATCATTTGTATGATTTTAAAAATATCGATGCTTTAATAGAGCCAAAATCAATTGTTCATGCAATGTGTGAATTTAAAAATGGTGCTACTACGGCATATTTTTCAAGAGCCGATATGAAACTTGCTATTTCAGAAGCTATTTTTTCTTCTCATGAAGAAAAAATTTTAGAACCAGTTGATTTTGTTAAACTTTCTAGTTTAAAATTTCATGAAATAAGTACAAGAAAATATCCTGTCTATAAACTTAAAGATTTATTTTTAAAAGAACCTAATTTAGGTGTTATTATTAATGCGGCTAATGAGGTTGGAGTAGAAAATTTTTTAAATTATAAATCTAGTTTTTTAGATATTTCAAAAACTATTTTTAAGGCTATTGATCATTTTGGAATTCCTAAAATTTCAAGTATTGAAGAAGTTTTTGAATATGATGATAAAACAAGGAAATATTTAAAAGGTATTTAA
- a CDS encoding NFACT RNA binding domain-containing protein, producing MKYTELLQLKDFFSNFKKVDFIKRINDNVLELSLDRQKFIFDLSRMDSAIYTAKLNAKNYHAPFDFMLKKYFSNALLKDVKVLQDNRILCFHTFTNKSYKSYENKIYFEFTGKNTNVIITDANEMIIEALRHIDKSYRIVKPNIVLELLKPYKMDDHYEKIVDFNLYFANKFKSISQNKIHQIKISKLAQIDKKIQNLNEILKSLEQEDLLIEKALEYRKKADILFANLSILKDYEREFELNDFEDKKIHFKLEISPKDSANLFYKNAKKLEQRARNLNIQRDNLKQKLNFALNLKELLRQAKDEFELEILLPKKSNRKSNENKESDHIAYFYIQEFKICVGKNEKGNEILLKNTKKDDLWFHVRDVPSSHVIIVSNKRSISEDVIEFAAKLCVSFSKLKKGSYWVDYTLRNFVKVQQKAFVNYVNFKSINIIKD from the coding sequence ATGAAATATACAGAACTTTTGCAATTAAAAGATTTTTTTAGCAATTTTAAAAAAGTTGATTTTATAAAACGTATCAATGATAATGTTTTAGAACTTAGCCTTGATAGACAAAAATTTATTTTTGATTTGAGTCGAATGGATAGTGCAATTTATACCGCTAAATTAAACGCTAAAAATTACCATGCTCCTTTTGATTTTATGCTTAAAAAATATTTTAGCAATGCTTTATTAAAAGATGTAAAAGTATTGCAAGATAATCGTATTTTATGTTTTCATACCTTTACAAATAAGTCCTATAAAAGCTATGAAAATAAAATTTATTTTGAATTTACAGGTAAAAATACTAACGTGATTATTACAGATGCAAATGAAATGATTATCGAGGCTTTAAGACATATTGACAAAAGTTATCGTATTGTAAAGCCCAATATTGTTTTGGAACTATTAAAACCTTATAAAATGGATGATCATTATGAAAAAATTGTTGATTTTAATCTCTATTTTGCTAATAAATTTAAATCTATTAGTCAAAATAAAATTCATCAAATTAAGATTTCAAAGCTTGCGCAAATTGATAAAAAAATACAAAATTTAAATGAAATTTTAAAATCTTTAGAACAAGAAGATTTATTAATCGAAAAAGCTTTAGAATATAGAAAAAAAGCAGATATTTTATTTGCAAATTTAAGTATTTTAAAAGATTATGAAAGAGAATTTGAACTCAATGATTTTGAAGATAAAAAAATACATTTTAAACTCGAAATAAGCCCTAAAGATAGTGCTAATTTATTTTATAAAAATGCTAAAAAGTTAGAACAAAGAGCTAGAAATTTAAATATACAAAGGGATAATTTAAAGCAAAAGTTAAATTTTGCTTTAAATTTAAAAGAATTACTAAGACAAGCAAAAGATGAATTTGAGCTTGAAATTTTATTACCAAAAAAAAGCAATAGAAAAAGTAATGAAAATAAAGAAAGCGATCATATAGCTTATTTTTATATTCAAGAATTTAAAATTTGTGTGGGAAAAAATGAAAAAGGAAATGAAATTTTATTAAAAAATACAAAAAAGGATGATTTATGGTTTCATGTAAGAGATGTTCCAAGTTCTCATGTGATTATTGTTTCAAACAAGAGAAGTATTAGTGAAGATGTGATAGAATTTGCCGCAAAACTTTGCGTGAGTTTTTCAAAGTTAAAAAAAGGTTCTTATTGGGTCGATTATACTTTAAGAAATTTTGTCAAGGTTCAGCAAAAAGCATTTGTAAATTATGTTAATTTTAAAAGTATTAATATTATAAAGGATTAA